A window of Veillonellaceae bacterium genomic DNA:
TTAAATTCAACTATGCTGCGAGTATGCAGTCCTTACCAGCTTATCAAAGCCTTTTTTGGTCATAAGGGTTATGAAGCTACACTTTGTTCAGCAATATGTTCTCAATTAGTCTTTGATGAAATACATGCATATAATACTCAGATAACAGCTTTGACACTAATAGCAGCACGTTATCTGTGCAGGCGCTATAATGCAAGTGTTCTCTTTATGACGGCTACTTTGCCAAGTCATTTGCGTGATGCAATTAAGCGCTTATTTCCGAATATAGCGCCGATCGTTCAACCTCCATCTTATTGGTTAAAGAAAATTCAACGTCATAGATTTAAATTTTTAGACTGCCATGCTCTATCAGCAGATAGTGTTAACGTTATATTAGCCGAGGCAAAAAAGGGATCGGTATTAGTAGTTGTAAATAGAGTTGATAGGGCAATCAAACTTGTATCCTTACTGGAAAGATACGATAAAGATGTTGTTTTATTACATAGCCGGTTTAATGCGCGGGATCGTGGCACTAAAGAACAGCAACTATCAGCAACTCCGGGGAAAATACTAGTAGCCACTCAAGTGGTAGAAGTTTCGCTTAATATTGACTATGATACCGGCTTTTTTGAACTAGCGCCACTGGAGTCTCTTTTACAGCGTGCTGGGCGGGTAAATCGAATGGGAAATAAAAAAGATTATTCAGATATAAATATTTTTGAGCATTTTCCAGGAGATGAATGGATTAAGGAGACTGCACCATATAACCCGAATCATTTACAGCAAGTGCTCGGCACATTAAAAAATTATATAGCAGAAACCCACAATGGTGTTTGGGATGAAAGTCTAGCGGGTGAATTAGTAGATAAATCTTACCCTTCAGATATGAAAGAAGAGTTGCTGTTAAAAATTAATCACTTTGTAGAAGAATTTGAAACTAACTTTGCCAATACGCTACAACCTTTTGGTGGACAAAGTTTAGAAACTATTAAGACGCAACTAGCCCAATGGGATAAACTATTTGATGGTATAGAAATTTTACCTGAATGTCTTATTCAAGAGGCGCTTTCTAGCCATAACAATCTAGAAGTAGATAGATTAAAGGTGCCTATAACTCAGAGCCAATTTAACAGATTGACTAAAGAAGGTAAGCTATACAGTGTTGAGTACATAAATGGTCTAATTGCAAAATGTGAGTATAGTAAGAAACTAGGTTTAATCCTATAATCTAATTTTGATGGAACATCATTATAAGGACTCCAGAGTCTAGGAATACAATTAGAAATTGAACGAAATAAAAGAGATATATAAAATATAATATTTTAAACAGGCAAATTAGCCTGTTTTTTCTTTTTATACGTATGACTAGCTAATCGGCTGGCTATAATGCCAATAATAGTTAAATTATGGAAAGGAGTGATTAAGGTGCAGCTATTTATATCGAATTATGGAACCTTTGTTGGAAAGAAAAGCGAGCGACTGGTTATTAAAGAAAAAGGTCAAGTTGTAGGTGAGCACCCGTTTCATGATGTAGAACATGTGATGGTTGATAGCCTAGGGGTGAGCATTTCTACTGACGCTATTCTCGACTGTATGGAACATGGAATCCCAATTAGCTTTATGACACCCTCAGGAAATCCATATGCTAAGCTAATTCCGCCAACCTTAACCGGCACTGTCGTTACACGACGGGAACAGCTTTTTGCTTTTCGCGATCAAAGAAGCATTGAACTTTGCAAGGCGTTTATTGACGGGAAGATAAGCAATCAAATCAATACTGTAAAGTATTTTGCCAAATACCGTAAAACAGCTAACCCCGAAGATTATAAGCAATTGCAGACGATGCTTGATAAGATGGCACTTATCGCTAAAGAATTAAGCAAGATTAAAGGCATCTGTATAGATGATGCTCGTGGCTCAATCATGGCATTAGAGGGGCGAATAGGAAATCTTTATTGGGAGTGCGTTAAATTATTGACTTCGGGAAAAGCGGACTTTCCGGGGCGGGAGCATAGGGGGGCAGAAGATGCAATAAATTCGATGCTAAACTATGGTTATGCTATTTTAGCGCATCAAGTTGAGACAGCTCTTACCTTAGCGGGGCTTGATCCCTTCGGCGGTTTTCTCCATGTAGATAGGCCAGGAAAAAAGAGTTTAGTATATGACTTTATGGAAGAATTTCGTCAGCCGGTAGTTGATAAAGTTGTTATTGCAATGGTTAACAAAGGAACTGATGTAAAGCTTTCCGATGGATTGCTCGAGCAAGATACCAGGCGAGCACTGGCAGCAAAGATAAATGAACGGCTTGAAAGTACCGAACGTTTTAAAGGCAAAAAGCAGCGGCTTAAAACTATTATCCAAACACAGGCTAGACGAATAGCTACTTTTGTACGAAATGAGGCTAAGTACAAACCTTTCATCTGTGGGTGGTAGTATGAAAACATATATAATTTATGATATCGAAGAAGATAAGCTACGGACTAAGATTTTTGAAACCTGCAAGGATTATGGTTTGCAGCATGCCCAGTATAGTACCTTTGTCGGCGAATTAAATCATAACCGTCGTGAAGAAATTTATCTAAAAATTAAAAAGCTTATTGGTCGTAAGCGGGGCAAGGTAGCCATTGTTCCGGTTTGCGATAAAGATGCTAGGCTTGCTAAAGCGATTGATACTATTAATGAGGGTTGCCATGAATGTTAAGGTTACAGATATCAAGCAATACATTTACTGTCCGCGCATAATTTATTTTCTCTATGTTTGTCCGGTAAATAAAAAGACTACCTATAAAATGCAAGCCGGCAAAGAAGAACATTTCATACTGGATAAGTTAGAGAGACGTCGAACCCTAAAGCGCTATAATTTAGAATCGGGCGAAAGAGTTTTCCATGCTTGGCTTAATTCTCCGCGGTTGGGGTTGCAGGGTAAGCTCGACTTACACATTATCTCGGGTAAGGATTACTTTCCGGTAGAATTTAAATTTACTACCAGAGGAGCCTCGCTTAATCATAAATATCAGCTTATCAGCTATGCCTTATTGTTAGAAGATAGTTTTAAATGCAACATCAGGTTTGGACTGTTATATCTTGTGCCGACTCAAACAATAATCCCGATAGAGATCACTCCTAACAGTCGGTTATTTGTTCATGAAATTATCGACAGGATACGCGA
This region includes:
- the cas4 gene encoding CRISPR-associated protein Cas4: MNVKVTDIKQYIYCPRIIYFLYVCPVNKKTTYKMQAGKEEHFILDKLERRRTLKRYNLESGERVFHAWLNSPRLGLQGKLDLHIISGKDYFPVEFKFTTRGASLNHKYQLISYALLLEDSFKCNIRFGLLYLVPTQTIIPIEITPNSRLFVHEIIDRIREIVKSERMPEKQKKTEKCRDCEYLRFCGDIDFIRKGNKISVFFN
- the cas3 gene encoding CRISPR-associated helicase Cas3', producing the protein MLSKVWAKSAGVPGEQGQTLVEHTCEVVKQMGNFIKLYEKEISAVQEINLARVLLYSAILHDVGKCHPKFQEQLRGQGVFGLRHEILSLGFLQFFDIPVKERGFLAAAVALHHKDWRMIVEGKGSMPAYFALGLLPQEIEPLNELTAEITGELIATIKTYLETAPLIIQDQTGLKVEGYKFRGQIERKLNEEIYLNLKQINQLIADFVRREGRRQVVDERAVYVGVLARGLLMSSDHLASVGNVCFRDGFANVEEVIGAIKRKKTELMPHQQQIANIVGDAILVAPTGSGKTEAALLWAAKQREFKKSKGRMFMLLPYRASMNAMGNRLSKVFDKRSVAVIHAKSLIRNFENLANMEYSPSQAIAIAHHQESIARLNSTMLRVCSPYQLIKAFFGHKGYEATLCSAICSQLVFDEIHAYNTQITALTLIAARYLCRRYNASVLFMTATLPSHLRDAIKRLFPNIAPIVQPPSYWLKKIQRHRFKFLDCHALSADSVNVILAEAKKGSVLVVVNRVDRAIKLVSLLERYDKDVVLLHSRFNARDRGTKEQQLSATPGKILVATQVVEVSLNIDYDTGFFELAPLESLLQRAGRVNRMGNKKDYSDINIFEHFPGDEWIKETAPYNPNHLQQVLGTLKNYIAETHNGVWDESLAGELVDKSYPSDMKEELLLKINHFVEEFETNFANTLQPFGGQSLETIKTQLAQWDKLFDGIEILPECLIQEALSSHNNLEVDRLKVPITQSQFNRLTKEGKLYSVEYINGLIAKCEYSKKLGLIL
- the cas1 gene encoding CRISPR-associated endonuclease Cas1; the encoded protein is MPIIVKLWKGVIKVQLFISNYGTFVGKKSERLVIKEKGQVVGEHPFHDVEHVMVDSLGVSISTDAILDCMEHGIPISFMTPSGNPYAKLIPPTLTGTVVTRREQLFAFRDQRSIELCKAFIDGKISNQINTVKYFAKYRKTANPEDYKQLQTMLDKMALIAKELSKIKGICIDDARGSIMALEGRIGNLYWECVKLLTSGKADFPGREHRGAEDAINSMLNYGYAILAHQVETALTLAGLDPFGGFLHVDRPGKKSLVYDFMEEFRQPVVDKVVIAMVNKGTDVKLSDGLLEQDTRRALAAKINERLESTERFKGKKQRLKTIIQTQARRIATFVRNEAKYKPFICGW
- the cas2 gene encoding CRISPR-associated endonuclease Cas2 — encoded protein: MKTYIIYDIEEDKLRTKIFETCKDYGLQHAQYSTFVGELNHNRREEIYLKIKKLIGRKRGKVAIVPVCDKDARLAKAIDTINEGCHEC